A section of the Pseudobacteriovorax antillogorgiicola genome encodes:
- a CDS encoding nitrilase-related carbon-nitrogen hydrolase — MNRLLTLYCLFVAASHGLKIDKSYAAVVDQTPAQSDESLNDLASLASNTELSISSPPSFRSAVIPYASTADYALPIRENLAWDLENLEELITNSAKQGAQLAVLSETATWGWAVSPGDQWGAWSRTTLLELAEEWPAKGWQATEEDCNAWQARSVIKASIAYSCVAQAGKINLVVNTARKINCSDSLECPADGFYIFNTNVAFAKDGSILAFYHKRHLYGEATVIDQPPVAFQNDGRFTINILDNNGLSHDIPIAMVICYDLYFSEPIMASVQEEGIRHIAFSAAWTPSPPMYNVPMLLQGLSRELEVAVIGANSFDNGSGIFVNGIAIDYGFEASNDRPLLADIPISLVDKEPIDTNAVPKLLTTATSTVDQKCTTWYEASGYTDTFSGLCAIKNIDDLGIGSVSLNLIIPDRCAVKVSLGLEAGENEELSLALIAFQNTWQPPFTTPSWSARGCGLIFCRKKTLADGSIDCLPDWSGISRNSTIHSLQMSFKGDPADVYPTIPMVSTSRGLLLKANEYEFFYRKETGHYEIYGGKENQFSQLHSLVIYQRF; from the coding sequence AACCCTTTACTGCTTATTTGTCGCTGCCTCACATGGGTTAAAGATAGATAAATCTTATGCAGCTGTAGTAGATCAAACGCCCGCACAATCTGATGAATCTTTAAACGACTTAGCTAGTCTAGCAAGCAATACAGAGCTAAGCATCAGTAGCCCTCCATCATTTCGAAGTGCTGTCATCCCTTATGCTAGCACAGCGGACTATGCGCTCCCCATCCGTGAAAATCTCGCTTGGGATCTTGAGAATCTTGAAGAATTGATAACCAATAGTGCAAAACAAGGTGCTCAGCTGGCCGTCCTATCAGAAACTGCTACATGGGGGTGGGCAGTGTCTCCTGGAGACCAGTGGGGAGCATGGTCTCGGACAACCCTTTTGGAGCTAGCTGAAGAATGGCCTGCAAAGGGATGGCAAGCTACCGAAGAAGACTGTAATGCCTGGCAAGCTAGAAGTGTAATAAAAGCTTCGATTGCCTATAGCTGTGTAGCGCAGGCTGGCAAAATCAACCTGGTTGTGAACACAGCTCGCAAGATCAACTGTAGCGATAGCCTAGAATGCCCTGCGGATGGCTTCTACATATTCAATACCAATGTTGCATTCGCCAAAGATGGCAGCATCCTTGCCTTCTATCACAAACGCCACCTCTATGGAGAGGCGACTGTAATAGACCAACCTCCTGTCGCATTTCAGAACGATGGTAGATTTACCATCAACATCCTCGATAACAATGGATTGAGCCATGATATCCCAATAGCAATGGTGATCTGCTACGATCTCTACTTTTCCGAGCCAATCATGGCTTCCGTGCAGGAAGAAGGAATCAGGCACATCGCATTTTCTGCTGCCTGGACTCCCTCTCCCCCCATGTACAATGTGCCCATGTTGTTGCAAGGCCTATCACGTGAACTTGAAGTTGCTGTTATTGGGGCCAATAGCTTTGACAATGGCAGTGGCATATTCGTGAACGGCATCGCCATTGACTATGGGTTCGAAGCCTCCAATGACCGCCCTTTACTAGCAGACATTCCTATTTCATTGGTGGACAAAGAACCCATCGATACGAACGCAGTTCCCAAACTGCTAACAACAGCTACTAGCACAGTCGATCAGAAATGCACGACCTGGTACGAGGCATCGGGGTATACTGATACTTTCAGTGGTCTCTGCGCGATCAAAAATATTGATGATCTTGGAATCGGTTCGGTAAGCTTAAACCTTATCATCCCAGACCGGTGTGCCGTGAAGGTCAGTTTAGGCTTAGAAGCAGGGGAAAACGAAGAGTTAAGCCTCGCTTTAATAGCTTTTCAAAATACCTGGCAACCTCCGTTTACAACACCATCTTGGTCTGCAAGGGGCTGTGGCTTGATATTTTGCAGGAAAAAAACTTTGGCTGACGGTAGCATCGACTGCTTGCCTGACTGGAGTGGGATATCTCGCAACTCCACAATTCATTCACTACAGATGTCTTTCAAAGGCGATCCTGCGGACGTCTATCCCACGATACCCATGGTATCGACGTCCCGCGGTCTTTTGCTCAAGGCGAATGAATATGAATTTTTCTACCGCAAAGAAACTGGACATTATGAAATATACGGCGGGAAGGAGAATCAGTTCAGTCAACTCCACTCCCTTGTCATTTATCAGAGGTTTTAA
- a CDS encoding class I SAM-dependent methyltransferase: MRLDPVKFNKEAWNIQVQEENQWTKPVSSDEVQKAANGDLKIVLTPTKPVPENWYPDWKSSKILALASAGGQQVPLMAAAGAEVTVFDNSPMQLDQDRMVAARDQLTIETIEGDMSDLSIFPDESFDFIFHPCSNCFVPDIKPVWRESFRVLKPGGIMVSGFCNPIIFTLDPELEKQGIAQLKYKIPYSDLDSISEEDRIKYFGENEPLSFGHSLQDQIGGQLAAGFVMIDFYEDDWNDSGSPADQFLSCYMATRCQKPSRAI, translated from the coding sequence ATGAGACTCGATCCAGTAAAATTTAATAAAGAAGCGTGGAATATCCAGGTTCAAGAAGAGAATCAATGGACTAAGCCTGTATCAAGCGATGAGGTACAGAAAGCCGCAAACGGCGATCTGAAGATCGTCTTAACACCAACTAAGCCAGTTCCTGAAAATTGGTACCCAGATTGGAAGTCGTCTAAAATCCTTGCACTAGCTTCAGCAGGAGGTCAGCAAGTCCCACTGATGGCAGCAGCTGGGGCGGAAGTCACGGTGTTCGACAATTCTCCTATGCAGTTGGACCAAGATCGCATGGTTGCTGCGAGAGATCAATTGACCATAGAAACAATAGAAGGGGATATGAGTGATCTTTCGATTTTTCCTGACGAGAGTTTCGACTTTATATTTCATCCCTGCTCAAATTGTTTTGTACCTGATATTAAACCCGTTTGGCGTGAATCCTTTAGGGTGCTAAAACCAGGTGGAATTATGGTATCTGGATTTTGTAACCCGATCATATTCACATTAGATCCCGAATTAGAGAAGCAGGGCATTGCGCAATTAAAATATAAGATCCCGTACAGCGATCTAGATTCGATTTCAGAAGAAGACCGGATAAAATACTTTGGAGAAAACGAACCATTGAGCTTCGGTCATAGCCTCCAAGACCAGATTGGAGGCCAGCTTGCAGCTGGCTTTGTGATGATCGACTTTTATGAAGACGACTGGAATGATTCAGGGTCCCCAGCTGACCAGTTTCTAAGCTGCTATATGGCAACACGTTGTCAGAAGCCTAGTCGAGCGATATAA
- a CDS encoding M48 family metalloprotease: MKIFWTTLMAYILCVWSCSAKQSDRRVDISKQTKPDNQVDTVDEQTEEPASETRDEVTLPDFAFSMDEVKSLGPIFEEQLSESLEESDDGQFQDVELRIEGLINRALEAPDLQPGRQMKVVIQENDFPGANTLINILTIRSATLSSNFDNKSRLAVLCHEIGHTARNHSDKYTDKVIESGGDPYNRFSQMPDFTSYQQATLSGTTYTHDSERYKKVIATWENFSKDLSEFKQRQEFEADIIGAAICGKMGMDAATYHASIITFLKKAYDIASGDSSSSSEPEDFQLELESQERVDLYYRTLFAIKSHPSNEERDLQLKEVESALDGYWDADAPFYEEFLDLDIDI, from the coding sequence ATGAAAATTTTTTGGACCACACTAATGGCCTATATATTATGCGTATGGTCATGTAGTGCCAAACAAAGTGATCGAAGGGTTGATATTTCAAAACAAACTAAACCTGATAATCAAGTGGATACCGTAGACGAGCAAACTGAAGAACCTGCGTCAGAGACCAGAGACGAAGTTACATTACCAGATTTTGCATTTTCAATGGATGAAGTTAAAAGTCTTGGGCCGATATTTGAAGAACAGTTGAGTGAATCACTTGAGGAAAGCGATGATGGTCAGTTCCAGGATGTGGAGCTTAGAATTGAAGGTCTCATCAACCGTGCTCTAGAAGCCCCCGATTTACAGCCTGGGCGGCAAATGAAGGTCGTGATTCAGGAGAATGATTTCCCAGGAGCTAATACCCTCATCAATATTCTTACGATCCGCAGTGCTACGCTAAGTTCTAACTTTGATAATAAATCTCGGCTTGCTGTACTCTGTCATGAAATAGGGCACACAGCGAGAAATCACTCAGACAAGTATACGGATAAAGTGATAGAATCCGGCGGTGATCCCTACAATCGATTTAGTCAAATGCCGGACTTTACTAGCTATCAGCAGGCAACACTATCGGGAACAACCTATACGCACGACTCAGAGCGATATAAGAAAGTCATTGCTACTTGGGAAAATTTCTCGAAAGATCTTTCTGAGTTTAAACAGAGGCAAGAATTTGAGGCAGATATTATAGGTGCTGCTATTTGTGGAAAGATGGGTATGGATGCAGCTACTTACCATGCTTCAATCATCACATTTCTAAAGAAGGCCTATGATATCGCCTCAGGCGATTCCTCTTCATCATCTGAGCCAGAAGATTTTCAACTGGAACTAGAGTCACAAGAGCGGGTCGACCTTTATTATAGAACGCTTTTTGCAATCAAAAGCCACCCTTCCAATGAGGAAAGAGATCTCCAGCTCAAAGAGGTCGAGTCTGCATTAGATGGATATTGGGATGCTGATGCCCCGTTTTATGAGGAGTTTTTAGACCTAGATATTGATATCTAG
- a CDS encoding outer membrane lipoprotein-sorting protein: MRILWLLVSLIFSANAQLIAKPNAQTIVDRYTERNALGIHIGEANLSMLIRDRKGREKNREMTLQVFENSEERANLLRVMEPSELKGTTLLFREQRKVDQSQMHLFLPQAGKPRRIGDNQKKSPFVASDFTFGDLDSSYLNGAALKLLGSHKVDQNDCYEIEVLPKQNTIAKRIVLYIRKDSYLAEAIKYYDTKNQLYKVFKLIKSEKTGDQWLARQSQMWNKKTGSVTAVKITKIDAKAKLQIELFTPERMTRAL; this comes from the coding sequence ATGCGGATACTTTGGCTTTTGGTAAGTTTAATTTTTTCGGCTAACGCTCAGTTAATCGCTAAACCAAACGCTCAGACGATTGTTGATCGCTATACCGAACGAAATGCTCTCGGTATACATATTGGTGAGGCAAACCTCAGCATGTTAATTCGTGATCGAAAGGGGCGCGAAAAAAATCGCGAGATGACTCTGCAAGTCTTTGAAAATAGCGAGGAGCGAGCGAACCTGCTTCGCGTTATGGAGCCTTCCGAGCTAAAGGGAACCACGTTATTATTTCGCGAGCAGAGAAAGGTCGACCAGTCTCAGATGCATCTATTCTTACCTCAAGCTGGTAAGCCGAGGAGAATAGGCGATAACCAAAAAAAGAGCCCCTTCGTTGCTAGCGACTTTACCTTTGGTGATCTTGATAGTTCGTATCTGAATGGTGCTGCCTTAAAACTTCTAGGCAGCCACAAAGTAGATCAGAATGATTGCTATGAAATTGAAGTGCTACCTAAGCAGAACACGATCGCAAAGAGAATTGTGCTCTATATTCGAAAAGATAGCTATCTTGCTGAGGCAATCAAATACTACGATACCAAGAATCAACTTTATAAAGTATTTAAGCTGATTAAAAGTGAAAAAACGGGAGATCAGTGGCTGGCTCGTCAATCACAAATGTGGAATAAAAAGACCGGATCTGTGACCGCCGTGAAAATCACTAAAATTGATGCTAAAGCCAAACTTCAGATAGAGCTATTTACTCCTGAAAGGATGACTCGTGCTCTGTAA
- a CDS encoding efflux RND transporter permease subunit, giving the protein MLNKSIAALIRFRWLLFLVFAALAFILGPYAQKAFVPDNSIKVWFLEDDPTLLDYEHFQDTFGNDEVLLILLENQNASVFDEGFFQRIDALSQDLESLEGVFQVTSIANVQDAFDTEEGIIFRKASEQLSLDDYQTYAMESDYFKDRLINSNGQKTLVWAQMAAMENFDQARDQVLAHCYDLLAKHGFADAPRGGIGVIYSALNLLTAQDLATVGGLGYLLMFVFLGFSFRTVRYVLATLVIVSLSTSITLGLMGLAGVQVNMVTVVLPTVILVLGIADAIHFPSTFRRLEMEHPQSSKYEIVFKSLQSILVPCLLTSVTTAVGFFALSSAPMSSVRQLGIYAGIGVLLAFLLSGLLMSIFYLGLKKLKSAPDPREHSFLSNVLDKIKSLVKQRPQLISIICIPLFLLSLILSVQQNIDTYTLGYLPSDHSVVQDHETIESRWGYYQPFEFTLRLKSQDFIETADTFNRVAGFQAEVMKQDEIFRSFSILDIYQRLAKVMNIPTKSPWSEEEIAQLKFVLNSQHRVWEPDDDEYLDNILAPVINFDRDLLRITFTSKMLSAQQADQLKNRILKIGQKSFGDDYLLKPAGYPPLYIKIIDYAMESQISSFGLALVLIFLLMIVWLRSLRLALISLIPNLFPVLGMFSLMHLLGIDLDIATATIAAIVMGVAVDDTIHFMFRWREGERLGLDWEQCLDHSFAHAGKAALVTSLILMGSYPVLLLAQVKTVQYFGILTSAAAFLALLADLFMLPCILKFFHKPRPQAQET; this is encoded by the coding sequence ATGTTGAATAAGTCTATCGCTGCTTTGATTCGATTTCGCTGGCTTCTATTTTTAGTGTTTGCAGCTCTTGCGTTCATTCTAGGGCCATATGCACAAAAAGCATTTGTTCCTGATAACTCGATTAAAGTTTGGTTTTTAGAAGACGACCCCACGCTACTCGACTATGAACACTTTCAAGATACCTTCGGTAATGACGAGGTCTTGCTCATTCTACTTGAAAATCAAAACGCTAGCGTTTTTGACGAGGGCTTTTTTCAACGTATCGATGCTCTCAGTCAGGACTTGGAAAGCCTCGAAGGTGTCTTTCAAGTCACATCCATTGCCAATGTACAGGATGCCTTTGATACAGAGGAGGGGATTATCTTCCGAAAGGCCTCCGAGCAGCTGAGCCTGGATGATTATCAAACCTATGCGATGGAGTCAGACTACTTCAAAGACCGCTTGATCAACAGCAATGGCCAAAAAACACTTGTCTGGGCACAGATGGCTGCCATGGAAAATTTCGATCAAGCTAGGGATCAAGTCTTGGCTCACTGTTACGATTTGCTAGCCAAACACGGTTTCGCTGATGCTCCCCGTGGGGGCATTGGCGTCATATACAGCGCCCTCAACCTACTCACAGCTCAGGACTTAGCAACAGTAGGTGGGTTGGGTTATCTTTTAATGTTCGTATTTCTAGGATTTTCATTTCGAACAGTTCGCTATGTTCTTGCCACCCTGGTGATTGTCAGCCTCAGCACCAGCATCACCTTAGGCCTCATGGGCTTGGCTGGGGTTCAGGTCAATATGGTAACCGTGGTGCTGCCCACGGTGATCCTAGTACTGGGGATCGCTGATGCGATTCACTTCCCAAGCACCTTTCGCAGACTGGAAATGGAACACCCCCAAAGCTCTAAGTACGAGATCGTTTTTAAATCACTACAATCGATCTTAGTTCCATGCCTTCTAACAAGTGTGACTACAGCGGTTGGCTTTTTTGCATTATCCTCAGCTCCCATGAGTTCTGTAAGGCAGCTCGGAATCTATGCAGGGATTGGGGTTTTGCTAGCCTTCTTACTGAGCGGGCTATTGATGTCAATCTTTTATCTGGGCCTTAAGAAGCTTAAGTCAGCCCCCGATCCTAGAGAACACTCGTTTCTTTCGAACGTCTTGGATAAAATCAAGAGCCTGGTGAAACAACGACCTCAGCTAATCAGCATCATCTGCATTCCCCTATTTCTGCTTTCCTTGATCTTAAGCGTACAACAAAACATCGACACCTACACCCTGGGCTACCTCCCTTCAGATCATTCAGTAGTTCAGGATCATGAGACGATCGAATCTCGTTGGGGCTATTACCAGCCATTTGAATTTACTCTCAGATTAAAATCCCAAGATTTCATCGAAACTGCCGATACCTTCAATCGTGTTGCTGGGTTTCAAGCAGAAGTCATGAAGCAAGATGAGATTTTTAGAAGCTTTTCGATTCTAGACATTTATCAACGACTCGCAAAAGTCATGAATATACCCACGAAATCCCCTTGGAGTGAAGAAGAGATTGCCCAGCTCAAATTCGTTCTAAATAGTCAGCACCGAGTCTGGGAACCGGATGATGATGAGTATTTAGACAACATTTTGGCCCCTGTGATCAACTTCGATCGGGACCTTCTTCGCATCACCTTTACAAGTAAGATGCTAAGCGCTCAGCAAGCAGATCAGTTAAAGAATCGGATCTTAAAAATAGGTCAGAAGTCGTTTGGAGACGACTATCTCCTCAAGCCTGCCGGTTATCCCCCCCTCTACATCAAGATCATCGACTATGCCATGGAATCACAAATTTCCAGTTTTGGTTTGGCTCTAGTCCTTATTTTTTTACTCATGATTGTTTGGCTTCGCAGTTTGAGGCTCGCTTTGATCAGTTTGATTCCAAACCTTTTTCCGGTGCTTGGTATGTTTAGCCTAATGCATCTTCTGGGAATCGATTTAGATATTGCCACAGCAACCATTGCCGCGATTGTCATGGGGGTCGCTGTGGATGATACAATCCATTTTATGTTTCGCTGGCGCGAAGGAGAGCGATTGGGGCTAGATTGGGAACAGTGCCTGGATCACAGCTTCGCTCATGCTGGTAAAGCAGCCTTGGTAACCAGCTTGATCCTGATGGGGTCTTACCCTGTGCTACTTCTAGCCCAAGTAAAAACTGTGCAGTACTTCGGCATTCTGACAAGTGCTGCTGCATTCCTAGCCTTACTTGCCGATCTGTTTATGTTGCCATGTATTCTGAAGTTCTTTCACAAACCCCGCCCTCAGGCCCAAGAAACCTGA
- a CDS encoding MBL fold metallo-hydrolase — protein MIRLNCGSLCPPVTERLLLGRGSLVSPGCLTCRCFLIESKDRLILVDTGLGHDDLKVYRGRFGLDNHITLRPKLDPQQSALRQIERMGYKAADVREIIVTHLDPDHAGGLSDFPGARIHIHQKEWDEVSHQPCHRRYRPTQWGHVKTWQTYSNFGDIWFGFQSCHQLDGVDEDIFLVPLIGHTAGSMGVAVREEDSWHFHAGDAFFVKQEIEGRTIPKLQKIITEQLAYDNQARLQNVNRIAKLHQDQANVFVTCSHDPDL, from the coding sequence GTGATTCGACTCAATTGTGGTAGCCTTTGCCCGCCTGTCACCGAAAGGCTGTTACTGGGACGTGGGAGTCTAGTAAGCCCAGGCTGTCTTACTTGTCGCTGTTTTCTTATCGAAAGCAAGGATCGATTGATACTCGTGGACACAGGGCTTGGCCATGATGATCTTAAAGTCTATCGTGGGCGATTTGGTCTCGACAATCACATCACCTTGCGTCCAAAGCTAGATCCCCAACAATCTGCGCTTCGTCAGATCGAAAGAATGGGCTATAAGGCTGCTGATGTTCGCGAGATCATTGTCACTCACTTAGATCCAGACCATGCTGGGGGCCTCAGCGACTTCCCTGGTGCTCGCATTCACATTCACCAAAAAGAGTGGGATGAGGTCAGCCATCAGCCATGTCATCGACGTTATCGGCCGACACAGTGGGGGCATGTCAAGACTTGGCAAACCTATAGCAACTTTGGAGACATCTGGTTCGGGTTCCAGTCCTGTCACCAGCTAGACGGTGTCGACGAAGATATTTTCTTAGTGCCACTCATCGGACACACCGCAGGCTCGATGGGAGTTGCGGTCCGCGAAGAGGATTCCTGGCACTTCCATGCTGGTGACGCATTTTTCGTAAAGCAAGAGATCGAAGGCCGCACTATCCCAAAACTTCAAAAAATCATCACCGAGCAGCTGGCCTATGATAATCAGGCGAGGCTTCAGAACGTCAATCGCATCGCTAAACTTCACCAAGACCAGGCCAATGTCTTTGTTACTTGTTCCCACGACCCTGACTTGTAA